The Deltaproteobacteria bacterium nucleotide sequence CCCTCTCGGCCTGCAAAACACGAATCCCTAATTGGGGAATGGCTTCAGGCCCGAGCTGAGTGCCGAATTTGGCATTCATGGCCTTCAGAAAGGCTTCCCCTCCCTCCGGCAGGGTTAAGGCAAAACTGGCCAGGAGGCAAAGACCGGTGCAATCCACCGAAGCCATGGCAATCTGTGTATTTCGAGAGGCCTCTACCTGGCCTTCGGCCTTCAAGGGGTTCAGCTTTTGGGCCAAATATTCCCCGACCACATTCCCGGCCGTGTGATCGGCCCCCATCGGTGAAGTGGCATAGGTCACGGCGTTCCCTTGCATGGCCCTCGGGTCATAGGCGGCAATACTCTGCCCTTTTACCACCGGGACACGGGAATGGTTGAAATGCTGTCCAACGGCTGCCGGCCCGTTTCCCAACACTTTGCCCAAGGCGCTACCCTGAGCGATCTCTTCTAGCATCCCAAGGGCCGCCTGGCCGTCACCAAATGATTTGTATCCGGCATCCATGGCTACGGCGATGGCCACGCCGGTGCTCATGGTGTCCAGGCCGATATCATCGCATAGAAAATCCAACCGGGCGATGGTATCCAGATCGTCTATCCCGGTCATGCCTCCCATGGACCAGATGGTTTCATATTCCAGGGAAGAGGTCAAATATTTTTCTTCTTTATCATTATACACATTGGAACAATGGACGATGCACTGGGCGCAACCCATATGGCTGGGATTTCCCTGCCGTCCCTTGATGATCCCGGCCATGATCTCACCGCTTATTTTTTCCCAGCCTACCATGACGCCCTTGGTGGCGTTGTAACTGGGAAAGGCTCCCATGGCATTTACCGGGGCCACCATCCCGGCTGTTCCCAGGTTGG carries:
- a CDS encoding aldehyde ferredoxin oxidoreductase; translation: MKFLKVNMSNKTVGFEEVPQQYLGLGGRGLTSIMINAEVPALCDPLGPENKLIFAPGLLSGTPLVNTSRISVGAKSPLTGTIKESNAGGTIAAALGRLGITAIIVEGQPKEGEWFLLRVDEKGGASLLPAHEYQGMRTYALTEKLLQTYGDKTAVMCIGPAGEQRLKAASIQASDIDGRPCRAAGRGGLGAVMGAKGLKALVVDQRGNAPDAIADPETFKEAAKAFAKAVKDHPFSGQLLPNLGTAGMVAPVNAMGAFPSYNATKGVMVGWEKISGEIMAGIIKGRQGNPSHMGCAQCIVHCSNVYNDKEEKYLTSSLEYETIWSMGGMTGIDDLDTIARLDFLCDDIGLDTMSTGVAIAVAMDAGYKSFGDGQAALGMLEEIAQGSALGKVLGNGPAAVGQHFNHSRVPVVKGQSIAAYDPRAMQGNAVTYATSPMGADHTAGNVVGEYLAQKLNPLKAEGQVEASRNTQIAMASVDCTGLCLLASFALTLPEGGEAFLKAMNAKFGTQLGPEAIPQLGIRVLQAEREFNRKAGFTSKDDRLPEFFYKEPLPPHNTVVVISDEAMDSTFNF